Proteins from a single region of Oryza brachyantha chromosome 6, ObraRS2, whole genome shotgun sequence:
- the LOC102714927 gene encoding transcription initiation factor TFIID subunit 5, which translates to MEDEEMEKKVQQYLQRKGFRLTELALQEERNRVSTSSVSDVELARSENDPARYYDGYSKLRTWAYSSLDLYKHELLRVLYPVFIHCFMDLVAEGHTQEARSFFCTFREDHELMHSRDLQKLEGILSPSHLEEMELARSLRQNKFRIKLCEYSYELLLQYLQKTQALVVLGIINERITFEVSAGQPSLISDDTDVVALVGTSKDLAKQINQKEVHWGLLEDSVEERMEKALLESDKTEAESKDADAEDKKKSSEGGKQGGSAKKVKKDKLVGGATGKTNKSETSLVSVAPRVKPELTLPVIPVEVEQSILEDLRNRAQLNSLALPSVSFYTFLNTHNGLNCSSISHDGSLVVGGFSDSSVKVWDMSKIGQPPKTSSPSGENGSLGERISASDDGKRSYALFQGHSGPVYSAAFSPFGDFLLSASSDSTIRLWSTKLNANLVCYKGHNYPVWDVQFSPVGHYFASASHDRTARIWSMDKVQPLRIMAGHLSDVDCVQWHVNCNYIATGSSDKTVRLWDVQTGECIRMFIGHRSMVLSLAMSPDGRYMASGDEDGTIMMWDLSSGRCVSPLVGHNSCVWSLAYSCEGALLASGSADCTVKLWDVASSTKALKTDDAKVGSTNRLRMLKALPTKSTPVYTLRFSRRNLLFAAGALSLG; encoded by the exons ATGGAGGACGAGGAGATGGAGAAGAAGGTGCAGCAGTACCTGCAGCGGAAGGGGTTCCGCCTAACCGAGCTCGCGCTGCAGGAGGAGCGGAaccgcgtctccacctcctccgtcTCCGACGTCGAGCTCGCCAG GTCAGAAAATGATCCAGCAAGATACTATGATGGCTATAGTAAACTAAGAACATGGGCGTACAGTTCTCTTGATCTCTACAAG CATGAACTACTCCGTGTCCTTTATCCAGTGTTTATCCATTGCTTCATGGATCTGGTGGCAGAGGGACATACGCAGGAAG CTCGGTCCTTTTTCTGTACATTTCGTGAGGACCATGAACTAATGCATTCAAGGGATCTCCAGAAACTGGAAGGCATTCTTTCTCCTTCACATTTGGAG GAAATGGAACTAGCTCGATCTTTAAGGCAAAATAAATTCAGAATTAAGTTATGTGAG tattcatatgaattactTCTCCAGTATCTCCAGAAAACACAAGCTCTTGTGGTGCTTGGAATAATCAATGAACGCATAACTTTTGAAG TATCCGCTGGTCAGCCATCATTAATCTCTGATGACACGGATGTTGTTGCTCTAGTTGGAACCAGCAAGGATTTGGCAAAACAGATAAATCAGAAGGAGGTGCATTGGGGG TTGCTTGAAGATTCAGTTGAAGAGCGTATGGAGAAAGCACTTTTAGAATCGGATAAAACTGAAGCAGAAAGCAAGGATGCGGATGCTGAAGACAAG AAAAAGTCCTCCGAAGGTGGGAAGCAGGGAGGTTCTGCTAAAAAGGTCAAAAAGGATAAGCTTGTAGGAGGAGCCACAGGGAAAACCAATAAATCCGAAACAAGCCTGGTTTCAGTGGCACCTCGTGTGAAACCAGAGCTTACACTTCCAGTGAT TCCTGTTGAAGTTGAGCAGTCAATTCTTGAGGACTTGCGAAACCGTGCACAGTTGAATAGCCTTGCCTTGCCATCTGTTAGCTTCTACACATTCCTTAATACACATAATgg GCTAAATTGCTCGTCGATTTCGCATGATGGCTCTTTGGTTGTGGGTGGGTTCTCTGACTCGTCAGTCAAG GTCTGGGATATGTCAAAGATTGGCCAACCACCCAAAACAT ctagTCCATCAGGAGAGAATGGATCCCTGGGTGAGCGTATATCAGCATCAGATGATGGGAAAAGATCATATGCATTATTCCAAGGTCATTCTGGACCAGTTTATTCTGCTGCATTTAGCCCGTTTGGAGATTTTCTCTTGTCAGCATCCTCAGATTCAACAA TTCGACTATGGAGTACTAAGTTGAATGCCAATCTTGTTTGCTACAAAGGACACAACTACCCTGTTTGGGATGTCCAA TTCAGTCCAGTTGGTCATTATTTTGCTAGCGCTTCTCATGACAGGACTGCTCGAATTTGGTCAATGGATAAAGTCCAACCTTTACGAATAATGGCTGGACATCTTTCTGATGTTGAT TGTGTGCAGTGGCATGTTAACTGTAACTACATTGCCACTGGCTCTAGTGACAAAACTGTACGATTATGGGATGTTCAAACTGGTGAATGTATACGGATGTTTATTGGTCATAGGAGTATGGTTTTATCATTGGCAATGTCTCCTGACGGGCGATACATGGCCTCTGGAGATGAAGATGGAACCATCATGATGTGGGATCTGTCTTCTGGTCGTTGTGTTTCACCACTAGTGGGACACAACTCTTGTGTGTGGTCACTTGCTTACAG CTGTGAAGGGGCATTACTTGCATCTGGATCAGCTGATTGCACTGTGAAACTCTGGGATGTTGCCTCCAGCACAAAGGCCCTTAAGACAGATGATGC AAAGGTTGGCTCAACTAACCGGCTGAGGATGCTCAAAGCTCTCcctacaaaatcaactcctgTTTATACTCTCCGG TTTTCTCGGAGAAATCTTTTATTTGCGGCCGGTGCCCTCTCGCTTGGCTGA